The DNA window TTTTAATTTCTAAATAATTCTCTAATTCCCAATTTTTAATTTTTTTAGAGTAATTAGAGTAATTAGAGTAATTCGGTATGATTCTACCGTCATTTTCACGCTCTGTCAATGACATACTTGTGACACCTTTTGATATGTTAAGCGGAGATTTTTTCGATCAAAACCTTTGTTTTTAAGTGTCTGTGACCTGAAGTTCTCGTGTATCTGGACTTAGATTTAAATTTAACGACCCTTATCTTTTTATCCTTGAAGGTTTCTATGATTTTGCCTTGAACGGAGGCTTTTGCTACAGCTGGTAATCCTACCAGGATTTTGTCTCCACCGACCATTAAAACTTCGCCGAAGCTGACTTTGCCGTCTTTTTCGCCTTCGAGCTTTTCGACTGCTAACGTTTGGCCTTCTTCGACTTTATATTGTTTTCCGCCAGTTTTAATAACTGCCCATGTGCTCATTAACAGAGGATTTTAACATCTGACGCGCTTTTTTGCCAACTTA is part of the Candidatus Curtissbacteria bacterium genome and encodes:
- the rplU gene encoding 50S ribosomal protein L21; translation: MSTWAVIKTGGKQYKVEEGQTLAVEKLEGEKDGKVSFGEVLMVGGDKILVGLPAVAKASVQGKIIETFKDKKIRVVKFKSKSRYTRTSGHRHLKTKVLIEKISA